In the genome of Anabas testudineus chromosome 4, fAnaTes1.2, whole genome shotgun sequence, one region contains:
- the abl2 gene encoding tyrosine-protein kinase ABL2 isoform X1, with protein MGQQVGRVGEGTATGLQPPQPHASQPHQGRGNRGSGAGRRPREPGSSIGTPPGRTAAVNVPDPGINIFTQHSEALHRPFGLDSAALTEAVRWSSKENLLGAAESDPNLFVALYDFVASGDNTLSITKGEKLCVLGYNQNGEWSEVRSKNGQGWVPSNYITPVNSLEKHSWYHGPVSRSAAEYLLSSLINGSFLVRESESSPGQLSISLRYEGRVYHYRINTGSDGKVYVTSESRFATLAELVHHHSTVADGLVTTLHYPAPKCNKPTVYGVSPIHDKWEMERTDITMKHKLGGGQYGEVYVGVWKKYNLTVAVKTLKEDTMEVEEFLKEAAVMKEVKHPNLVQLLGVCTLEPPFYIVTEYMPHGNLLDYLRECDKEEVNAVVLLYMATQISSAMEYLEKKNFIHRDLAARNCLVGENHVVKVADFGLSRLMTGDTYTAHAGAKFPIKWTAPESLAYNTFSIKSDVWAFGVLLWEIATYGMSPYPGIDLSQVYDLLEKGYRMEQPEGCPPKVYELMKACWQWSPLDRPSFSEIHQAFETMFHDSSISEEVAEELCKTASSGHCGPLHSFSHDMPQLPFKSRTPHKHTENKENIEGGLDGRTDHGTHGHSGWASTLLGGDSRSGSSPALPRKQQSRDKSPSSLLEDSQDVGTFTRDRKTGFFSSFIKKKSSSSSSSPSSQLQQNLPTPPKRSSSFREMETQPHKKYEPTADFSAPPPLPQSDSLGGFSASPSHSHGESTQAQARCCGAAFGQKPSSGGLGSQVTSGSSWGGLAGFFTPRLIKKTLGLRTGKTASSEESASLVGGPKPFPRSNSTSSMSAGLPDLERMALTLPRNRSAKPPLERTASTTSQPENGAARPSETLLRRMDEGTAQIRERPKAKLLPRGTSVGVRAPGVGGEVGESGREESGGGLDRQQSWSSPSKTSSSSATSAGTQTHNHKVPVLISPTLKHSPADVHLVGLDSQGNRFKLLSEHQADRDRPRLVKPKCAPPPPPTLRGLQHSYSGDGEEQIGGAPLEVNGDTLKGHRSGRMSGGLTTGRPSVPPPQVPPAPSSSFSCFVTTNTTPTKMANGATTTASSSHTAPSAGSKVALRRTRQQAERVPLERVSREALLECAECLSSALQASSESPSSSQVLDAGHQLLDCCSGYVDCIPQMRNKFAFREAVGKLELSLQELRASSSGGGGLSSAGSNTVLDNLHSCIKEISDLVQR; from the exons ATGGGACAGCAGGTAGGCCGCGTCGGTGAGGGTACAGCGACCGGACTCCAGCCACCACAGCCACACGCGTCCCAACCACACCAAGGTAGAGGGAACCGGGGGAGCGGCGCCGGGAGGCGACCCCGAGAACCCGGCAGTAGCATCGGGACTCCGCCAGGCAGGACTGCTGCAGTCAACGTGCCCGACCCAGGGATCAATATATTCACACAGCATTCAG AAGCTCTGCACAGGCCATTCGGCCTGGACTCTGCAGCTCTGACGGAGGCGGTGCGCTGGAGCTCCAAGGAAAACCTACTTGGGGCGGCTGAGAGCGACCCTAACCTCTTTGTTGCACTTTATGACTTTGTTGCAAGCGGAGACAACACACTCAGCATTACTAAAG GTGAGAAGCTGTGTGTGCTAGGCTACAACCAGAATGGAGAGTGGAGTGAAGTGCGCTCGAAGAACGGCCAGGGTTGGGTGCCCTCCAACTACATCACACCAGTCAACAGTCTAGAGAAGCATAGCTGGTATCATGGGCCTGTGTCTCGCAGTGCAGCAGAGTACCTGCTCTCATCCCTCATCAATGGGAGTTTTCTGGTTCGTGAAAGTGAGAGCAGCCCAGGACAGCTGTCTATATCGCTGCGCTATGAGGGGAGAGTCTACCACTATCGAATAAACACAGGGTCTGATGGAAAG GTGTATGTGACGTCTGAGAGCCGTTTTGCCACACTTGCCGAGCTGGTCCACCACCACTCCACTGTAGCCGATGGCCTGGTCACCACACTGCACTATCCAGCTCCCAAATGTAACAAGCCCACAGTATATGGTGTGTCACCCATCCATGACAAGTGGGAGATGGAGCGCACAGACATCACCATGAAGCACAAGTTGGGAGGAGGACAGTATGGGGAGGTGTACGTGGGAGTGTGGAAAAAGTACAACCTCACTGTGGCTGTCAAAACACTCAAG GAAGACACCATGGAAGTTGAAGAGTTTCTAAAAGAGGCTGCAGTTATGAAGGAGGTGAAACACCCAAACCTCGTTCAGCTGCTGG GTGTGTGTACATTGGAACCTCCGTTCTACATTGTAACTGAGTACATGCCACACGGCAATCTACTGGACTACTTGAGAGAGTGTGATAAGGAAGAGGTGAATGCTGTGGTTCTTCTCTACATGGCCACACAGATCTCTTCTGCCATGGAGTACTTGGAAAAGAAGAACTTCATACACAG GGATCTTGCAGCAAGGAATTGCCTGGTTGGGGAGAATCATGTTGTGAAGGTTGCAGACTTCGGTCTGAGCAGGTTGATGACTGGTGACACCTACACTGCCCACGCAGGGGCTAAGTTCCCCATCAAGTGGACTGCACCTGAGAGCCTTGCATATAACACATTTTCTATCAAATCTGATGTCTGGG caTTTGGGGTGCTACTGTGGGAGATTGCCACCTATGGCATGTCTCCATACCCTGGTATTGATCTGTCTCAGGTGTATGACCTCCTGGAGAAAGGCTATCGCATGGAACAGCCTGAGGGATGTCCACCTAAAGTCTATGAACTCATGAAAGCAT GCTGGCAGTGGAGCCCCTTAGACCGACCTTCGTTTTCAGAGATCCACCAAGCCTTTGAAACAATGTTTCATGACTCCAGCATCTCTGAAG AGGTAGCAGAGGAGCTCTGTAAGACAGCCTCATCTGGTCACTGCGGACCATTGCACTCTTTCAGTCATGACATGCCCCAGTTGCCTTTCAAATCTCGCACACCCCAcaagcacacagaaaacaaggaaaacatcGAGGGAGGACTGGACGGCCGCACCGACCACGGCACGCATGGTCACTCAG gCTGGGCTTCTACTTTGCTGGGAGGTGACAGCCGGTCAGGAAGCTCCCCGGCTCTGCCCAGAAAACAGCAGTCACGAGATAAATCTCCGAGCAGCCTCTTAGAGGATTCACAGGATGTGGGCACATTTACACGAGACCGCAAGACTGGCTTCTTCAGCTCCTTCATAAAGAAGaaatcttcctcctcttcttcctcgccatcctctcagctacaacaaaACCTCCCGACGCCACCCAAGAGGAGCAGTTCCTTCCGGGAGATGGAGACACAGCCTCACAAGAAATATGAACCCACTGCTGATTTCagtgctcctcctcctctgccccaGTCAGACAGTCTAGGGGGCTTCTCAGCCTCACCTTCTCACTCCCATGGGGAATCCACCCAGGCCCAGGCACGCTGCTGTGGGGCTGCTTTTGGACAGAAACCATCTAGTGGGGGGCTCGGTTCACAGGTGACAAGCGGCAGCAGTTGGGGTGGGCTGGCTGGCTTTTTTACCCCTAGACTCATTAAAAAGACTCTGGGGCTACGGACAGGAAAGACAGCCTCATCAGAGGAGAGTGCAAGTTTAGTTGGAGGGCCTAAACCCTTTCCTAGGTCCAATTCTACCTCCTCTATGTCCGCTGGGCTGCCAGACTTGGAGCGCATGGCTCTTACTTTACCTAGGAACCGCAGTGCTAAACCCCCTTTGGAAAGGACTGCCTCCACAACCTCCCAGCCAGAGAATGGGGCTGCACGGCCCTCAGAAACTCTGTTGAGGAGGATGGATGAGGGGACTGCGCAGATCAGGGAAAGGCCCAAAGCCAAGTTACTACCCCGGGGCACCTCTGTAGGGGTTAGGGCACCAGGAGTTGGGGGGGAGGTGGGGGAATCAGGTAGAGAGGAGAGTGGGGGAGGACTGGACAGGCAGCAGAGTTGGTCATCTCCCTCTAAGACTTCAAGTTCGAGTGCTACATCAGCTGGAACACAAACTCATAACCACAAAGTTCCGGTCCTGATCTCCCCCACACTGAAGCACAGTCCAGCTGATGTGCACCTTGTCGGACTAGACTCTCAGGGCAACCGCTTCAAACTGCTGTCTGAGCACCAAGCAGACCGGGACAGGCCTCGACTTGTGAAACCTAAGTGtgctcctcctccccctcccactCTGCGCGGCTTGCAACACTCCTACAGCGGTGACGGGGAGGAGCAGATAGGAGGAGCACCCCTGGAAGTAAATGGGGACACGTTAAAAGGCCACAGGTCAGGTCGAATGTCTGGAGGATTGACGACGGGCAGACCGTCAGTGCCACCACCTCAAGTGCCTCCtgcaccttcctcctccttttcttgttttgtcacCACCAACACGACTCCTACCAAAATGGCCAATGGAGCTACCACCACTGCCTCTTCCTCACACACAGCACCATCTGCTGGTTCCAAAGTGGCACTGAGGCGAACCAGACAGCAGGCAGAGAGGGTGCCCCTGGAGCGGGTCAGCCGTGAGGCCCTGCTGGAGTGCGCCGAGTGCCTGAGCAGCGCCCTCCAAGCCAGCTCCGAAAGCCCATCCAGCAGCCAGGTGCTGGACGCTGGCCACCAGCTGCTAGACTGCTGCTCAGGCTATGTGGACTGCATCCCTCAGATGAGGAACAAATTTGCCTTCCGAGAGGCAGTGGGGAAACTGGAGCTCAGCCTGCAGGAACTGAGGGCCTCATCTTCGGGAGGTGGGGGGCTCAGCAGTGCAGGGTCCAACACTGTATTGGACAACCTACACAGCTGTATAAAGGAGATAAGTGATCTAGTACAGAGGTAG